GGCGGGATGGAATTCCGATACCTCGGCAACAGCGGCCTGAAGATCTCCGAGATCACCTACGGCAACTGGCTCACCCACGGCTCCCAGGTCGAGAACGACGTCGCCACGCAGTGCGTGCGCGCCGCGCTCGACGAGGGGATCTCCACCTTCGACACCGCCGACGTCTACGCCAACACGGCGGCCGAGACCGTCCTCGGTGAGGCCCTCAAGGGCGAGCGCCGCGAGTCGCTGGAGATCTTCACCAAGGTCTACTGGCCCACCGGCCCCAAGGGCAAGAACGACACCGGCCTGTCCCGCAAGCACATCATGGAGTCGATCAACGGCTCGCTGACGCGGCTGCAGACCGACTACGTCGACCTCTACCAGGCCCACCGCTACGACGTGGAGACCCCGCTGGAGGAGACCATGCAGGCCTTCGCCGACGTGGTGCGGCAGGGCAAGGCGCTCTACATCGGCGTCAGCGAGTGGACCGCCGACCAGATCACCGCGGGCGCCGCGATGGCGAAGGAGCTCGGCTTCCAGCTGATCTCCAGCCAGCCGCAGTACTCGATGCTGTGGCGCGTCATCGAGGAGGAGGTCGTGCCCGCGTCCCGCGAGGCCGGCGTCTCCCAGATCGTGTGGAGCCCGATCGCGCAGGGCGTGCTCACCGGCAAGTACAAGCCGGGCGCCGAGCCGCCGGCCGGCTCCCGCGCCACCGACACCAAGGGCGGGTCGGACATGATCTCGCGCTGGATGAAGGACGACGTCCTCACCGCGGTGCAGGACCTCGAGCCGGTCGCCGCCGACGCGGGGCTCACCATGGCCCAGCTCGCCGTCGCGTGGGTGCTGCAGAACGACAACGTCGCCTCCGCCATCGTCGGCGCCTCGCGCCCCGAGCAGGTCGCCGACAACGTCAAGGCCGCGGGCGTGACGCTCGACGACGACGTGATGAAGCGCATCGACGACGCCATCGGCCCGGTCGTCATCCGCGACCCGAAGCTGACCCAGGTGCCCGAGGGGCGCGTGGCCTGAGGTTGCCGTGGCCTCCTTCAGCGATCCCCGGTCAGCCGGGGATCGCTGAACTTGTCGGCCCGTGCAACGCCTGACAAGTTCAGCGAGAGCCTGACAAGTCCCGGGTGCGCGCCGTGGCCCAGGCGTCGCCGGTCTCGAGCGTGGCGCGTACGTCGCCCCGCGCGACGTCGTGGGTCGCCCACGTGTGCGGTCGCGGCACCCCCGCGACCTCGCGCAGCGTCCGGTCGAACGTGACGTGGGTGCCGGGCGAGGCGACGGGCGAGGAGCCGGGGCGCTCGGCGATCCGCCGACGTACCGTCGCGGGCTCGCTCAGCAGCGCGAGGAAGTGCACCGTCTCGTCCGTGACGGCAGCCAGCACCTGGTCGGGCAGGCAGACGCACGGCACCACCGGCACCAGGCCGTTGGCCCGCACCTCGCGGCCGATCGCGAGGACGTAGGTCCAGAAGCCGACGTAGTCGCGCGGCTCGGCGGCCGTGGTGCGGCACCGCGGCCGAGCACGTCACCGTCGAGGACCAGCAGCCCGGGCCGCCCGCGCAGGTGGTCGCCGATCGTCGACTTGCCGGTCGCCGCGGCGCCGGTGACGACGAGCACGACGGGTGCGGTCACGCCGCGACCCTAGCCCGCGCACGTGCGGCGCTCGTTGCCCTCGGATGGCGGGCGGATTCAGCCGATGGTCGCAACACCAGGCGGTTCGGACTCTCCGGACAGTAGCGCGTCGAGGGTTTCGGCAGGAGTGCGCCACTTCAGGGTCTTGCGTGGTCGGCGGTTCAGTTGAGCGGCGATGTTGTCGAGCATCCCGGGGCCGTAGAAACTCAGGTCGGCGCCCTTGGGCAGGTACTGACGCAGGAGCCCGTTGGTGTTCTCGTTGCTGCCTCGCTGCCAGGGCGAGTGTGGGTCGCAGAAGTAGATGTCGAGTCCGGTCGCCTCGGCGATCTGGACGTGGTTGGCCATCTCGCTGCCCTGGTCCCAGGTCAGCGAGACTCGCAGCTGCTCAGGCAGCGTCGCCATCTTCGCGACCATCGCTTCCTGCACGATGTCGGCGCTGTGGCCGCCAGGCAGGTGGAGCAGCATCACGAACCGGGTTGTCCGTTCGACCAGCGTGCCCACCGCCGACCCCGACTGGGCCGAGCCGAGGATCAGGTCGCCTTCCCAGTGCCCGGGCACAGCGCGGTCCTCGACCTCGGCGGGGCGTTCGCTGATCATCACCATCTCGGCGAACCGTTCGCGCCGCTGGTCACTCTTGCGGTGGGCTTGCGTACGGTCCTGCCGGTGCGCAGGTGCTTGGCCAGCTCGCGCTTGAGCGCACCGCGGCTCTGGACGTAGAGCGACTGGTAGATCGTCTCGTGCGACACCCACATCTCCGGATCGTCGGGGAAGTCCTCGCGCAGTCGTCGGGCGATCTGCTCGGGACTGTGGTCATCGACCAGTCTGGACTGCACCTCGTCGCGCAGCCGGTCGTTGGTCGCCAGTCGCGCCTGTTTCGGGCGCAGAGCCTGGCGATCGGCATCGGCCTGTGCCGTCGATGCCCGGTACTCCAGCCGACGTCGGGCGGGGCGTTTGCCATGGTGCTGGACGCGTCGCAGCTCGCGACTGATCGTCGAGGGCGAGCGATCGAGCTCTCGGGCGATCTCTCGCACTCCTGCACCGCGCACGCGTAGCAGCGCGATCTCCTCGCGCTCGGCGAACGACAAGCTCCTCGAGCGACGACCCGAGCCGATCGGGGGCATCACGCCGCCACGCTCGTTGAACCACCTGTTGCCCGTCCTGCGCGTCACATTCACAGCCACCGCAGCATCTTCGTGCGACGAACCTCGACGAATCTCAGCCCAGAACCGGGCAACCGTCTCGGCCGGCGGCCTCGGCCGCCCTCCACGTGCCTGCATACCAACACCTCGATGATCAGGTGTTGCGATCACCCACTGAACCCAAGGCGGAAACGGGGGCCACGGCCGCCGCACGTTCGGTGCAGGGGTGGTCAGTCGATGCCGGTGCAGGAGAAGGCGCCGTTGCCGACCACGGGGAACGCCTGCACGTCCTCGTCCGAGGCGTCGGCCACGTACCAACCCCGACATCGTGGAGTCGTGGGGTCACCTGGTGGCTCGGGGGCTCCACGATGCTGGGAAGGTCCCCGGATGTCCGGGGACCTCCGACGTCACCCGACCCGCGTCACCCGGTAGCGCACGAAGGCAGGGACGGCGAGGGCGGCGAGGACGGTGAAGACGACCACCAGCACGCCGCCACCGGCGGCGGCGACGGCGGCCCCGGTGACCGCGGCGGTGGCGCCGTGCGCGACGTCGGCGACGCGGGGGCCGCCGGCGACGACGACGATGAAGATGCCCTGGAGCCGGCCGCGGACCGAGTCGTCGGCCGCCGCCTGGAGCATCGAGGTGCGGAAGGCGGCCGACGCCATGTCGGCGGCGCCGCCGATCGCGAGCATCAGGACGGCGACGCCGAGCATGCCGGGGAGGTGGGGCGCGAGCAGGGCCGCGGTCCCGAACCCGACCATCGCCAGGCCCCAGACGATGATCGCGGCGATCACGGCGAGGCCCTGGCGCTCGACGCGGGACACCCAGCCCGAGAGCACGCCGCCCACGACGGCGCCGGCGGGGATCGCCGCGAACAGCAGGGCGAAGGCCAGGCCGCCCTCGCTCGGCCCGCCGAAGTCGACGTGGGCGAGCTCTGGGAAGAGCGCGCGCGGCATCCCGAAGACCATCGCGATGATGTCGACGACGAACGACATCATCAGCACGGGCTGGGTACGCAGGTAGCGGAAGCCGTCGATCACCGCGCCGATGCCGGGCGTGCCGGTCGCGCCCATCACCGGCAGGGCCGGCAGCCCGATGACCGCGAAGAGCGTGGCGAAGAGCGTGATCGTGTCGAGCAGGTAGAGCCAGGAGAAGCCCACCAGCGGGATCAGCGCCCCGCCGACCAGCGGCCCCGCGATGCCTCCGGCCTGCATGACGGTCATGTTCAGCGAGTTGGCCGCCGGCAGCAGCTCGGGCGGCAGCAGGCGCGGCAGGAGGGCCGAGCGGGTCGGCTGGTTGACCGCGAAGAACGCCTGCTGCACGGCGAACAGCGACAGCAGCAACCAGACGTCCTCGCCACCGAACGCGGCCTGGAGCCAGAAGCACGCGCTGGTCGCGATCAGGCCGGCGGTGGTGATCATCAGCAGCGTGCGCCGGTCGAACACGTCGGCCAGCGCGCCACCCCAGAGGCCGAACACGACCAGGGGCACGAGCCCGAAGACGCCGGTGAGCCCGACGTAGGCCGAGGACCCGGTCATCGCGTAGATCTGGGCCGGCACCGCCACGACGGTGAGCTGCGCGCCGACGACCGTGATTATGTTGGCCAGCCAGAGTCGCCGGAAGTGCGGGTTCGCGAGGGGGCGGGTGTCCGCCAGCAGTCGCCTCTCCACGTCCCGCAGGCTAGGCGACCCGCCGGGACGGGACGGCGGCAGGTCCGGTGGTGCACACTGGGCGCAGGCGGGTCCGCTCATCCCCCGTGGCGGGCCCGCCGCCTGCTTCCTGCGCCGCGGCTAGCATCGACCGCATGACGCCGCGCGAGGTGACCGGAGGTCCGGCCTGATGGGCGCCGGCCACGGTCACGGGCACGCCGGCGGGCGCCACCGCTGGCGGCTGGCGGTCTCGTTCGGCCTGGTCGCGACGTTCTTCGTCGTCGAGCTCGTCGTCGGCCTGGCCAGCGGCTCGCTCGCGCTGCTCTCGGACGCCGGGCACATGGCCGCCGACGTCGTCGCGCTGGGCGCGGCGCTCCTCGCCACCAAGATCGCCACCCGACCCGACGGGACCGGCCGCCGCACCTACGGCTCCTACCGCGCCGAGGTCTTCGCGTCGGGCTTCACGGTGCTCGTCATGCTCGGCGTCTCGGCGTACGTCGTGGTGGAGGCGGTGCGTCGCGCCGGCACCGAGGTCGAGGTGGCGGCGGGCCCGATGCTGGTCGTCGGCGCCGTCGGGCTGCTGGTCAACCTGGTCTGCCTGCTCCTGCTGCGCGGCGGAGCGAGCGAGTCGATCAACGTCAGGGGCGCCTACCTCGAGGTGGTCGCGGACGCCGCCGGCAGTGTCGGCGTGCTGGCCGCCGGCCTGCTGGTCCGGCTCACCGGGTCGCCGGCGTGGGACACCGTCGTCGCCGTCGCGATCGGCGTGTTCGTCGCGGTCCGCGCGGTGGTCCTCGGCCGCGAGGTGCTGGCGGTGCTGGGGCAGCACGCACCGCAGGGCCTCGACCTCGGGGCCGTCGTGCGCGACCTCGAGGCGGTGCCGGGCGTGGCGGAGGTGCACGACCTGCACGCCTGGACGCTGACGTCGGGGATGAACGTCGCGACCGCGCACGTCGTGCTGCGGGTCGGCGCCGACGCGCAGGCCGTCCTCGCCGGGAGCCAGGCGGCGCTGCGCGAGGGCCACGGCATCGACCACGCGACGCTGCAGGTCGAGGCGAGCAAGGCGCGGGAGTGCCACGCCGCCTCGTGGTGAGGCGCCTCGGGACGGATGGGAGACTTCCGACCTACGGCGCGTGACCCGCACGGCGCCGGGGACGGGGCGTGCGTGTCAGAGGCAGTGATCGGCCGGTCGGCGACACCGACGGTGGCGAGGACGGCAAACGTGTTCGCCAAGGGGGCGCTGGTCCTGCTGCTGGTGCTGGCTCTGCTCTACCCCGACCAGGGCAACCTGCGCGACAAGGCGGCCGGCATGCGCGCGGTCGGCTACCCGCTGATCTCCTTCACGGTCCCCGTCCTGTGGTGGGCGCTGTGGCGCGACCGGATCTCGTTCCCCTGGCTGCCGGACCTCCTCATCACGATCACCTGCTTCACCGACATCCTCGGCAACCGGATGGACCTCTACGACACGGTCGTGTGGTTCGACGACTGGATGCACCTCATGAACACCGGGCTCCTCGCCGCCGCGTTCGTGCTGCTGACGCTGCCCCGCGACGTCGGGCTCGGGCGCGTCGTCGAGCGGTGCCTGGCCTTCGGGGCGACGGCGGCGATCGCGTGGGAGGTCGCGGAGTTCTTCGCCTTCATCAGCCGCTCCACGGAGCGGGAGTTCGCCTACGCCGACACGCTGGGCGACCTGTCGCTGGGCACCGCCGGCGCGGTCGTGGCGGCGTTCGTCGTGCACGCGTCGTGGCGTCGCGGGCGGCTGCTCGACCCGCCGCCGGCCGTCCGGTAGGCAGCGACGCATCCCACCCGTTCGTGCGTGGATCGGACGCGGGAGCGGGCTACCCTCGAAGTGCCGGGGCCACCCGTCCCGGCATTCCCGAGGCACAGGAGCACTCACATGGGCATCATCGGTTTTCTCGTCTTCGGGCTCGTCGTCGGCGCGCTCGCCCGTCTCATCAAGCCCGGCAAGCAGAACCTCAGCCTCGTTGCCACGTTGCTGCTCGGCGTCGTCGGCTCGGTGATCGGTGGCGTCGTCGCCAGCGCCCTCGGCACCGGCGACATCATGGAGCTCAACGTCCTCGGCGCGATCGTCGCGATCGTGGCCGCCGTGCTCCTGATCGGTGTCGCCGAGGGGCTGTCCGGTCGCAACAAGGCCCACGTCTGAGCGACGCCAGACCCGCGACGTCGTCCCGCCGCCCCGCCCCGCCGCTCAGGCCGGGGTGCGGGCGGCGGTGTCGTCCTCGGACCGGTCGGCGGTCTCGAGCGCGCGGCCGTTGGCCCAGGCGTACGTCGTCAGCAGTGCGGTGACCGGCCACACGAGCGCGGTGACCAGCTGTGGGATGCCGCTCACCACCGCGAACGGCGCCGGCGAGACGATGAAGACCAGCGTCGCGAGCACGCCCCCGAGCGCCGACACCAGCGCCACCGACACCGCGAGCACCAGCAGCACGGTGAGCACCTGGTGGCGCACGAGCCGCCAGCTGCGCGCGAGCGCCCGCCAGCCGGAGAGCCCCTCGAGCTGCACCACCGGCAGCACGAGCGACCACGCGACCAGCAGGGCCAGCGCGACCGGCGAGAGGAACCCGGTCACCAGCAGCGGCACGAGCACCACGGCCCAGGCGGCGAGCGTCACGAGCAGCGCGGGCACCCGGGCACGGGTCGACGCGACCAGGCTCCCGAGCGTGGGCCGGCGCCCCTCGTCGAGGTCGACCACGGCCTGGGCGGAGGCGACCTGCGCCCAGGCCAGCGCCAGCGCGAAGCCCGCCAGCACGACGACCCCGAGGACTGACCACCACCACGCCGACACCGGCGTCGCGGTCGTCAGGACCGACGACAGTACCGACGCCAGCGCGGCCGGGGCCGCGACGAGCAGGAACACCCGCCAGTGCCGGGTGAGCATCTTCAGCGCCGCCGCGACGACCTGGCCCGGGCGGCGGTGCGCCACGACCGGCTGGGGCGACGCCTCCTCCCAGCCGGAGCGGCGCACGACCCAGGCGAGCAGCAGCAGCACGCCCAGCAGCACCAGCAGCGTCGGACCGGGCGAGGCGGAGAACTTCCGGAACACGTCGGAGCCGCCGCCGACCAGGGTGCAGAAGTACGTCCCGGCGGTGCTGCTGGCGACCTCCGCGCCCGGCAGCGAGAACGAGTGGTCGCGCGCCTTGGCCGACCACGCGAACGGCCGCTTCCACGACTGCTTCATGTTAGGCCCGGTCGGACCCTCGTAGAAGCGCTGCGGCCCGACCTCGCCCCAGTGGCCGCGGTAGGTCGTCCAGGGGAACGCCTCGGCGGCGGCCGTCAGGTCGTTCGGGATCGTGACCACGGCCGGGCGGACCTCGTCGTGCGGGCCGAGCGTGGTGTCGCACCCGAACCCCTCGGTGGCCGAGCGGCCGAGGTAGAGCCCCTCGTCGAACTGGCTGGCGTGGGAGCCGGCCGAGACGTAGACGACCGGGTGGGTGCCGTCGGCGAGCTCGAGCTTGTCGTCGTCCCACGCGGACCGCTCGGCGCCGTAGTGCTGGGAGTAGAGCACCACGTCGGGGTCGGTGTCGAGCGCCGCCTCGGCGTCGCCGACCGGGAACTCGACCTGGATCCGCTCCCAGTCGCTCTCGTGCTTGTTGTTGTAGTCGTTGAACGGGTAGTAGAACCAGTACTCCAGCGCCAGCCGGTCGTCGACGCCCGCCTGGGTCACGACCCGGGCGTAGATGGTGGGCTCCGGGTCGGCGCCCCAGACGCTCTCGGCCCACTCCTCGTAGGTGCAGCCGGGCGCCAGCGGGTCGCCCGGCTGGTCGAGGGCGTAGCCCTCGAGGCCCACGGACAGGTCCTCGGCGCTCGGGCCGACGGCGACGAGGTCGCGGTCGGTCCACGGCCCCCGCAGCGCGATCGACGGCTCGTCGAAGAGCGCGTCGACGTCGCTCGGGACGTACGGCTCGCCGGGGCCGCACGCGTCGGGCTGCGCGACGAGCATCATCACCGGGGCGTACGCCTCCGCCAGCTGCTGCTCGGCCTCCGGCGCCGCGCCCGCCGCCTCGTCGGCGCCGCCGCCCTCGTCGGCGACGGCCGGGGCGCCCGCCAGCAGCAGCGCCGCCAGTGCCAGCCCGAGCCCGCGTCCACACCTGCGCACGTCCGTCTCCCTCCGCCGCCCTGACCGAAGCGTGGCGGATGGTCGAGCCGCTGCGCAACGCGCTGCGGCAGCGCCCCGCCACCGCTATCGTCGGGACATGCCGGCTCCGGCTCCACGCCCGCTCGTGGACACTGCGCTCGAGATGTCGCGCCGCTTCGAGCACACCGTGCCGGTGCGGCTGGTCCGGGTGTTCCTCGCCGTCGACGGCCGCGACCGCGTGCTGATGCTCGCCGGGCAGGCGTTCATCGCGGTGATCCCGCTGCTGATCGTCCTGGCCACGGTCTCCGGGACTGGCGGCGCGGACGCCGTCGGCACCTACCTGGTGCGTCGTTTCGACCTCGACGGCAGCGCCGAGGCGTCGGTGCGGATCCTCTTCGACCGCCCGCCCGACGCGACCGGCGGCATCACCGTGCTGAGCGCCGTGGTGCTGCTGTGGACCACCAACAGCTTCGCCCGCTCGCTGCAGCGCACCTTCGCCGCCGCGTGGTCGCTGCCCAGGACCGGCATCCGCGGCACCGGCCAGCGGACGGTCGGCCTCGTCGTGCTGCTCGTCGTCCTGTTCGGGCTGTCGTGGCTCGGCAGCCGGCTCGAGGAGGGGCCGCTCCTGACGCCGCTGGTCGTGGTGGTCCAGCTCGCCGTGGCCGTGGGCGGCTGGGCGCTCGCCTCGCACCTGATGCTCGGCCGGCGGGTGCCGCTGCGCCGGCTGCTGCCGGGCGCGGCCGCGAGCGCGGTCGTGCAGGTGCTGGTCGGCTGGGGCACCGCGATCTGGCTGCCCGGCCTGGTCACCCGCAACGCCGACAACTACGGCGTCATCGGCGCCGCCCTCGCGCTCGTCTCGTGGCTGATCGTCGTCTCGGCGAGCATCGTCGCGAGCGCTGTCCTCGGCCGGGTGCTGGCGCCCGACGACGCGCCCTGCCCGACCGCCACGACGAGCGCGGTCGCGCCGTGACGACCGTGCTCGCCGTGCTGGCGTCGCTGTCCGTCGTGGTCGGGATCGCGCTCAGGGTCGCGGCGCTCGGCATCATCCCGGCGCGGCGCAAGCCGTCCACCGGGATGGCGTGGCTGCTGCTGGTCCTGCTCACCCCGGCGATCGGGCTGGTCGCGTTCGCGTTCTTCGGCAGCGCGCGGCTCGGCCGGCGTCGCGAGCAGCGGCTGCGCCGGATCAACGCGGTCATCGCCGACCGCGCGACCCCGCTCCAGCCGCGGGAGGAGCCGCGCGACGTGCCGGCGTACGTCACCTCCGCGGTGCGGCTCAACCACCACCTCGCGTCGCTGCCGCTCAGCCACGACAACACCGTCACCCTGCTCGACGACTACGCCGGCTCGATCGCCGCGATGACCGACGCGGTGCGCGCGGCGGAGCGCTACGTCCACGTCGAGTTCTACATCACGGCGCTCGACGACCTCACCCGCCCGCTGCTCGACGCGCTCGGCGACGCCGTGCGGCGCGGGGTGGCGGTCCGGCTGCTCCTCGACCACCTCGGGTCGCGCGGCATCCCCGGCTGGCCCGACCTGCGCCGCGCCCTCGACGCGGCCGGGATCGACTGGCACCCGATGCTGCCGATCGCGCCGCTGCAGGGGAAGTTCCGCCGGCCCGACCTGCGCAACCACCGCAAGCTGCTCGTCGTCGACGGCCTCGTCGGCTTCACCGGCTCGCAGAACCTCACCGAGCCCGGCTACAACAAGCCGAAGAACCACCGCCTCGGTCGGGAGTGGGTCGAGCTCATGGTCCGGCTGCGCGGGCCGGTCGTGGCCTCGCTCGAGGCGGTCTTCGCCTCCGACTGGGCGCTCGAGACCGGGGGCGTGCTCGACGTCGTGCCCGGCCCGCCGGCCGGCGACCCGCAGCCGGGCGAGGTGGCCGGCGCGAGCTGCCAGGTGGTGCCGAGCGGCCCGGGCTACGCGGCGGAGAACAACCTGCTGCTCTTCACCACGCTCGTCTACGGCGCCACCCGCCGGCTCTCGATCACCAGCCCCTACTTCGTGCCCGACGAGTCGCTGCTCTACGCCGTCACGACCGCCGCGCGGCGTGGGGTCGCCGTCGAGCTCTTCGTCAGCGAGGTCTCCGACCAGTTCATGGTCGGCCACGCGCAGAACTCCTACTACGAGGCGCTCCTCGAGGCCGGCGTGCGGATCCACCGCTACCCCGCGCCGTCCGTCCTGCACGCCAAGCACTTCTCGGTCGACGACGACGTGGTGGTCATCGGGTCGAGCAACATGGACCAGCGCTCGTTCGCGCTGAACTTCGAGGTGTCGCTGATGATGACCGGCTCCGACGTCGTCGCCGGGGTGCGCCGCGTCGAGGACCGCTACCGCGCGATGGCGAAGGAGCTGACGCTCGAGGAGTGGACCCAGCGCGGACCCGGGAAGCGCTACGTCGACACCGTCATGCGGCTCACGGCGGCGCTGCAGTGACGCCGGCCGTCACGCGGGGCTCCTGGGCCAGGGGAACGGCGACCTTCGTGGCGGTTCTCGTGGCCTACTTCGCCGTGCCGCTGGAGGTCCGGCCCTCACCGGTGCGCCTGACGGTCGAGCTCGGCCTCACCCTCGCCGCACTCGGCTGGGTGGCGTACGTCGTGGTCCGCGAGGTGCGGGTGCAGGCCGCCGGGGACGAGCCGGCGCTGGAGGGGCGCCACCTCGCCCTGCTCATCGAGCTCGCTCTCGTGCTCTTCGCCCTCACCTACTACGCCCTCGCCGTCCACGGCACCGGGCAGATGGTGGGCCTCGAGACCCGGATCGACGCGCTCTACTTCACCGTCAGCACGATCGCGACGGTCGGCTACGGCGACGTCCACCCGGTCGGGCAGGTGGCGCGCGCGGTGGCCACCGCCCACATCGTCTTCGACGTGGTCGTGCTGGCCGCAGCGGTGCGGCTGCTGCTGCGGGCGCGCCGCGGCCCACGGCCCGGGGCCGACCGATGACCCTCGTGCCGCGCGTCCCGCCCGGTCCCGCCCTCAAGGGCGCCGGGGCGGCCCTCGCCCCGGTGCTGGTGGTGGCGCTGGCGACGGGCTGGCTGGTGGGGGCGCTGGGCGTGGTGTGGTTCGTGCTCGGCGTGGCCGCTGCGCTGCCCGTCGCGACCCGCGAGGTCACGCATCGGGTCCGCCTCGCGACCGCGGCGCTGGTCGTCGTGGCGGCGGAGCTGGGGCTCGCCGCTCGCGGGGACCCGGTGCTCGTGGCGCTCGCCGTGGCCGTCGTCGCCCTGGCCCAGGCGCCGGTGGGCAGGCGCTGCCCCGGCGCCGGGGCGATGGTGCCGGTGCTGGTGGCGGTCGCGGCCTCCGCCGGCCTCCCCGACGACCGGTGGACGGCGGCGGCCGGCCTCGCCGCCGGCGTGGCCACCATCGTCGTGACCGCCACCGTGCTGGGCCTGCGCGCCCCCGCCGTGCCCGTTGCCGCGGCCCTCGCCTGGCGGCACGCGGTCGCCCTCGCGGTGACCGCCGGACTGGTGCTCGGGATCTCGGTCGAGCGCGGGGTGACCCACGGCTACTGGGTCGTGCTGGCGCTGTCCCTCGTGCTGCGCCCGGCCGCCGACGAGACCCGGACCCTGGCCCGCGACCGGGTCGTCGGCACGGTGGTCGGCCTGGCCGCCGGGGTGGTGGCGGTGGTGCTCGTGCCGCTCCCGGTCCTGCTGCTGCTGGCTGCCGGCTGCGTGGTGCTCACCACGGCCTGGGGGATGGCCGGCGACAACCTGCGCGCGACGACGTACGCCGCCCCGATGCTGGTGCTCCTCGGCTCGTCCGGACTGGCCGGCTCCGGGGTGGCGCTGGCGCTGGAGCGCACCCTGCTCACCGTCGTCGGGGTGGCGCTGGCGGTGCTCACGGCCCTCGCCCTCGACCGCTGGGACGCGGCGACCGTCGACCGTCCCGAGCCCGGTCGCGGCGGCTCGGCAGGGACTTGACCAAGATCACGGCGGCGCCGTATTGGATCGTTCCAATCGAGTCGGCACACTGGAAGGAGACCCCACCAGAGGAGAGATCACCATGCGGTTGATCGACGAGCTCAACGAGCTGCACGACCACTACGCCGGACGCATCGACGAGGCCGTCGCGCGCGACGACCTGTCCGGCGCCCACGACCTGGCGCAGGCCTACGAGGACGACGCGGTCCGGCTGATGGCCGAGCGCGAGGGCCTCACCCACCTGCTGCCGCTGCAGCGTCCCCGCCCGCAGAGCGCGCTGCGCACCCTGCTGCACCGCCTGGTCCCGAGCCGCGCGGCCTGATCCCGACCGGGACGACGCGGTCGCTTAGATCGCGTCGTCCTCCGGCAGCTCCATCGAGGTGACCATCTCGACGACGTCGGCGATCGAGTCGACGACGAGGGTCGGGCGGTAGGGGAAGTCCTGCACCTGGTGGCGCTCGGTCAGGCCGCTCGCGACGAGGATCGTGCGCATGCCGGCCTCCAGGCCGCTGATGATGTCGGTGTCCATCCGGTCGCCGATCATCACGGTGGTCTCGGAGTGGGCCTCGAGCCGGTTGAGCGCGCTGCGCATCATCAGCGGGTTGGGCTTGCCGATGTAGTAGGGCTGGCGTCCGGTCGCGGCGCTGATCAGGGCGGCCACCGCTCCCGTCGCCGGCAGCACGCCCTGCGCGCTCGGGCCGCTGACGTCGGGGTTGGTGGCGATGAAGCGCGCGCCGTCGTTGATCAGCCGGATCGCCCGGGTGATCGCCTCGAAGGAGTAGGTCCGGGTCTCGCCGAGCACGACGTAGTCGGGCTCCTGGTCGGTCATCAC
Above is a genomic segment from Nocardioides okcheonensis containing:
- the cls gene encoding cardiolipin synthase, coding for MTTVLAVLASLSVVVGIALRVAALGIIPARRKPSTGMAWLLLVLLTPAIGLVAFAFFGSARLGRRREQRLRRINAVIADRATPLQPREEPRDVPAYVTSAVRLNHHLASLPLSHDNTVTLLDDYAGSIAAMTDAVRAAERYVHVEFYITALDDLTRPLLDALGDAVRRGVAVRLLLDHLGSRGIPGWPDLRRALDAAGIDWHPMLPIAPLQGKFRRPDLRNHRKLLVVDGLVGFTGSQNLTEPGYNKPKNHRLGREWVELMVRLRGPVVASLEAVFASDWALETGGVLDVVPGPPAGDPQPGEVAGASCQVVPSGPGYAAENNLLLFTTLVYGATRRLSITSPYFVPDESLLYAVTTAARRGVAVELFVSEVSDQFMVGHAQNSYYEALLEAGVRIHRYPAPSVLHAKHFSVDDDVVVIGSSNMDQRSFALNFEVSLMMTGSDVVAGVRRVEDRYRAMAKELTLEEWTQRGPGKRYVDTVMRLTAALQ
- a CDS encoding FUSC family protein is translated as MTLVPRVPPGPALKGAGAALAPVLVVALATGWLVGALGVVWFVLGVAAALPVATREVTHRVRLATAALVVVAAELGLAARGDPVLVALAVAVVALAQAPVGRRCPGAGAMVPVLVAVAASAGLPDDRWTAAAGLAAGVATIVVTATVLGLRAPAVPVAAALAWRHAVALAVTAGLVLGISVERGVTHGYWVVLALSLVLRPAADETRTLARDRVVGTVVGLAAGVVAVVLVPLPVLLLLAAGCVVLTTAWGMAGDNLRATTYAAPMLVLLGSSGLAGSGVALALERTLLTVVGVALAVLTALALDRWDAATVDRPEPGRGGSAGT
- a CDS encoding YhjD/YihY/BrkB family envelope integrity protein — translated: MDTALEMSRRFEHTVPVRLVRVFLAVDGRDRVLMLAGQAFIAVIPLLIVLATVSGTGGADAVGTYLVRRFDLDGSAEASVRILFDRPPDATGGITVLSAVVLLWTTNSFARSLQRTFAAAWSLPRTGIRGTGQRTVGLVVLLVVLFGLSWLGSRLEEGPLLTPLVVVVQLAVAVGGWALASHLMLGRRVPLRRLLPGAAASAVVQVLVGWGTAIWLPGLVTRNADNYGVIGAALALVSWLIVVSASIVASAVLGRVLAPDDAPCPTATTSAVAP
- a CDS encoding aldo/keto reductase family protein, which produces MEFRYLGNSGLKISEITYGNWLTHGSQVENDVATQCVRAALDEGISTFDTADVYANTAAETVLGEALKGERRESLEIFTKVYWPTGPKGKNDTGLSRKHIMESINGSLTRLQTDYVDLYQAHRYDVETPLEETMQAFADVVRQGKALYIGVSEWTADQITAGAAMAKELGFQLISSQPQYSMLWRVIEEEVVPASREAGVSQIVWSPIAQGVLTGKYKPGAEPPAGSRATDTKGGSDMISRWMKDDVLTAVQDLEPVAADAGLTMAQLAVAWVLQNDNVASAIVGASRPEQVADNVKAAGVTLDDDVMKRIDDAIGPVVIRDPKLTQVPEGRVA
- a CDS encoding cation diffusion facilitator family transporter, whose translation is MGAGHGHGHAGGRHRWRLAVSFGLVATFFVVELVVGLASGSLALLSDAGHMAADVVALGAALLATKIATRPDGTGRRTYGSYRAEVFASGFTVLVMLGVSAYVVVEAVRRAGTEVEVAAGPMLVVGAVGLLVNLVCLLLLRGGASESINVRGAYLEVVADAAGSVGVLAAGLLVRLTGSPAWDTVVAVAIGVFVAVRAVVLGREVLAVLGQHAPQGLDLGAVVRDLEAVPGVAEVHDLHAWTLTSGMNVATAHVVLRVGADAQAVLAGSQAALREGHGIDHATLQVEASKARECHAASW
- a CDS encoding MFS transporter encodes the protein MERRLLADTRPLANPHFRRLWLANIITVVGAQLTVVAVPAQIYAMTGSSAYVGLTGVFGLVPLVVFGLWGGALADVFDRRTLLMITTAGLIATSACFWLQAAFGGEDVWLLLSLFAVQQAFFAVNQPTRSALLPRLLPPELLPAANSLNMTVMQAGGIAGPLVGGALIPLVGFSWLYLLDTITLFATLFAVIGLPALPVMGATGTPGIGAVIDGFRYLRTQPVLMMSFVVDIIAMVFGMPRALFPELAHVDFGGPSEGGLAFALLFAAIPAGAVVGGVLSGWVSRVERQGLAVIAAIIVWGLAMVGFGTAALLAPHLPGMLGVAVLMLAIGGAADMASAAFRTSMLQAAADDSVRGRLQGIFIVVVAGGPRVADVAHGATAAVTGAAVAAAGGGVLVVVFTVLAALAVPAFVRYRVTRVG
- a CDS encoding potassium channel family protein; translation: MAVLVAYFAVPLEVRPSPVRLTVELGLTLAALGWVAYVVVREVRVQAAGDEPALEGRHLALLIELALVLFALTYYALAVHGTGQMVGLETRIDALYFTVSTIATVGYGDVHPVGQVARAVATAHIVFDVVVLAAAVRLLLRARRGPRPGADR
- a CDS encoding GlsB/YeaQ/YmgE family stress response membrane protein, translating into MGIIGFLVFGLVVGALARLIKPGKQNLSLVATLLLGVVGSVIGGVVASALGTGDIMELNVLGAIVAIVAAVLLIGVAEGLSGRNKAHV